In the genome of Solibacillus silvestris, one region contains:
- a CDS encoding diguanylate cyclase encodes MKTLVNSKLNYPVDFKEMMQRFLLKSKMIRHLSQSIALKNIIAQEAMNTYFQPIYDVKSNTTFGFEALNRPMALKLFQSADIFYEFVGQTDKVFLFECFCRNLSLVRYHKKWLNYNRKKDFTLFINIHPNVLLDKNYHSGETRALLEKLNISPEQVVFELTERSAVGDFEEFARVLSHYRSQGYRIAVDDVGSGYNSLKTLIYLKPEFIKLDRSLIQNIDQHKTQQQLLTVILNYAIESGTKVIAEGIETKSEYEFIQSVGVHYAQGYAIGHPHEDLIEGKKPLL; translated from the coding sequence ATGAAAACTTTAGTAAATTCAAAACTGAACTATCCGGTCGACTTCAAGGAAATGATGCAGCGGTTTCTTTTAAAGAGCAAAATGATCCGCCATCTATCCCAGTCAATAGCATTGAAAAATATCATTGCACAAGAAGCGATGAATACATATTTCCAGCCTATTTATGATGTGAAAAGCAACACGACATTTGGTTTTGAAGCATTGAATCGTCCGATGGCACTGAAGCTTTTCCAATCGGCCGATATTTTCTATGAATTTGTTGGACAAACGGATAAAGTATTTCTGTTTGAGTGTTTTTGCCGTAATCTTTCGCTCGTGCGCTATCATAAAAAATGGCTCAATTACAATAGGAAAAAGGATTTCACGTTGTTTATCAACATACATCCGAATGTTTTGCTCGATAAAAATTATCATAGCGGTGAAACGAGAGCTTTGCTGGAAAAATTGAATATTTCCCCTGAGCAGGTCGTTTTCGAATTGACGGAGCGCAGTGCTGTCGGGGACTTCGAAGAGTTTGCACGGGTCCTTTCCCACTACCGGTCACAAGGCTATCGCATTGCGGTGGATGATGTCGGTTCCGGCTACAATAGTTTAAAAACATTAATTTACTTAAAGCCGGAATTTATTAAACTGGATCGCTCACTAATTCAAAATATCGATCAGCATAAAACACAGCAGCAGCTTTTAACGGTCATTTTAAATTATGCGATTGAATCGGGGACAAAGGTAATTGCTGAAGGCATTGAAACAAAATCGGAATATGAATTTATCCAATCAGTTGGCGTTCATTATGCTCAGGGCTATGCAATCGGACACCCTCATGAAGATTTAATAGAAGGAAAAAAACCCTTGCTATGA
- a CDS encoding nitroreductase has protein sequence MNFEDLVKSRHSAMNFIETEQMTEEDFKNIFELTKMAPSAYNLQFTNYLVITDQEKKERVKELSYNQYKIHTASGVVIIMGNKNSIEMPEVERIYSPLKMLKMMDEVEYDMTMELIKGYSDGLKNNPHELNLELVRNAGIHAMLFMLSAKHYGFDTCPMHVHNVDELRKEFNIPDHLEPIMMITIGKSVDKVRARGYRKPVGEFVNFNGY, from the coding sequence ATGAACTTTGAAGACTTAGTAAAATCTCGCCATTCCGCAATGAACTTTATAGAAACTGAACAAATGACAGAAGAAGATTTTAAAAATATATTTGAGCTGACAAAAATGGCTCCAAGCGCATACAACCTGCAGTTTACGAATTACCTGGTCATTACAGATCAAGAGAAGAAGGAAAGAGTAAAAGAATTAAGCTACAACCAATATAAAATCCATACAGCAAGCGGTGTTGTAATTATTATGGGCAATAAGAACAGCATTGAAATGCCGGAAGTCGAAAGAATCTACAGTCCATTAAAAATGCTGAAGATGATGGATGAAGTGGAGTATGATATGACGATGGAATTGATTAAAGGGTATAGTGACGGCTTAAAAAACAATCCGCATGAATTGAATTTAGAATTAGTGCGCAATGCCGGTATTCACGCTATGCTCTTTATGCTGAGCGCCAAGCATTACGGATTCGATACATGTCCAATGCATGTCCATAATGTCGATGAACTAAGAAAAGAGTTTAATATTCCGGATCATTTAGAGCCGATTATGATGATTACGATAGGGAAAAGTGTTGATAAAGTACGTGCCCGTGGTTACCGTAAACCGGTCGGGGAATTTGTGAATTTCAATGGGTATTGA
- a CDS encoding oxidoreductase: MKFENKIIIVTGAAGGIGKEVVRKLVNEKANVVLVDLNEDAIKAVQTELSLTDENSLIVKADVSKEDNVKNYVDQTISKFGRIDGFVNNAGVEGPAKPLEEITEKEFDFVYGINVKGVLFGLKYVLPVMKEQKSGSIVNTSSVAGLIGSPSMALYNSSKHAVMGLNKVAALEAAAYNVRVNTVNPGVINTQMMRKIEANVAPGAAEAAQAAYNDAVPMKRYGEPEEVANVIAFLLSDEASYVSSSSFTIDGALYNV; this comes from the coding sequence ATGAAATTTGAAAACAAAATTATTATTGTCACAGGTGCTGCAGGAGGTATCGGTAAAGAGGTTGTAAGAAAACTGGTTAATGAAAAAGCAAATGTTGTATTGGTCGATCTAAACGAAGATGCGATTAAAGCCGTTCAAACAGAACTTTCACTTACAGATGAAAACAGCTTAATTGTAAAAGCCGATGTGTCAAAAGAAGACAATGTAAAAAACTATGTGGATCAAACGATCTCGAAATTCGGCCGGATCGACGGCTTTGTGAATAACGCTGGTGTAGAAGGCCCCGCAAAACCCCTTGAAGAAATTACAGAAAAAGAATTCGACTTTGTATATGGCATTAATGTAAAAGGTGTTCTTTTCGGCCTAAAATATGTACTGCCGGTAATGAAAGAACAAAAATCCGGTTCTATTGTCAATACTTCATCAGTAGCCGGCTTAATCGGTTCTCCAAGTATGGCACTATATAATTCATCTAAACATGCAGTAATGGGTCTTAATAAGGTGGCCGCTTTAGAAGCAGCAGCGTATAATGTTCGTGTAAATACGGTAAATCCAGGTGTGATCAATACACAAATGATGCGTAAAATTGAAGCAAATGTTGCGCCGGGCGCTGCAGAGGCAGCTCAAGCAGCATACAATGATGCTGTACCGATGAAACGCTATGGTGAACCGGAAGAAGTAGCAAATGTTATTGCTTTCTTACTTTCTGATGAAGCTTCATATGTAAGTTCATCTTCCTTCACGATAGATGGCGCATTATACAATGTTTAA
- a CDS encoding 8-amino-7-oxononanoate synthase: MSNVLNTFLDENLLALQAQGLYNEIDPVEGANGPIIKVGGKQLVNLSSNNYLGLATNDELKKIAQDTIASYGVGAGAVRTINGTLDLHVKLEETLAKFKGTEAAISYQSGFNCNMAAISAVMDKNDAILSDALNHASIIDGCRLSKAKIIPFAHADMDDLRAKAKDATESGLYNKVMVITDGVFSMDGDIAKLPEIVEIAKEFDLITYVDDAHGSGVTGKGAGTVKHFGLQHDIDFQIGTLSKAIGVVGGYVAGKKNLIDWLKVRSRPFLFSTALPPGDVAAITRAVEMIMESTELHDKLWENGQYLKDGLAKLGFNIGDSETPITPCIIGEEKLTQQFSKRLLEEGVYAKAIVFPTVPKGTGRVRNMPTAAHTKEMLDEALAIYEKVGRELEVIK, from the coding sequence ATGTCAAACGTATTAAATACCTTTTTAGATGAAAACTTACTGGCACTACAAGCACAAGGTTTATACAACGAAATTGATCCGGTAGAAGGAGCAAACGGCCCGATTATCAAAGTTGGAGGCAAACAGCTTGTAAATCTGTCATCAAACAACTATTTAGGTTTGGCGACGAACGATGAGCTGAAAAAAATTGCTCAAGACACGATCGCTTCATACGGTGTCGGTGCTGGTGCTGTTCGTACAATTAACGGCACACTTGATCTACATGTAAAACTGGAAGAAACATTAGCAAAGTTTAAAGGTACAGAAGCAGCAATCAGCTATCAATCAGGCTTCAACTGTAATATGGCAGCAATTTCGGCTGTTATGGACAAAAATGATGCAATATTATCGGATGCATTAAACCATGCTTCAATTATCGACGGCTGCCGTTTATCAAAAGCAAAAATTATTCCGTTTGCACATGCGGATATGGATGATTTACGCGCAAAAGCAAAAGACGCAACAGAATCAGGCCTTTACAATAAAGTAATGGTCATTACAGATGGCGTTTTCTCGATGGACGGCGATATTGCCAAGCTTCCGGAAATCGTGGAAATCGCAAAAGAATTTGATTTAATTACGTATGTAGACGATGCACACGGTTCAGGCGTTACAGGTAAAGGTGCCGGAACAGTGAAGCATTTCGGTCTGCAACACGATATCGACTTCCAAATTGGTACATTGTCAAAAGCAATCGGTGTTGTCGGCGGCTATGTGGCAGGGAAGAAAAATCTGATCGACTGGCTAAAAGTTCGATCTCGTCCGTTTTTATTCTCAACAGCATTACCACCAGGGGATGTTGCGGCTATTACACGTGCTGTAGAGATGATTATGGAATCAACTGAGCTGCATGACAAGCTTTGGGAAAACGGTCAGTATTTAAAAGACGGCCTAGCAAAACTTGGCTTTAATATCGGTGATTCGGAAACACCGATTACACCATGTATTATCGGCGAAGAAAAGCTGACACAACAATTCTCGAAACGTTTACTCGAAGAAGGTGTGTACGCAAAAGCAATCGTGTTCCCGACAGTACCAAAAGGAACAGGCCGCGTGCGCAATATGCCAACAGCGGCACATACGAAAGAAATGCTCGATGAAGCATTAGCGATTTACGAAAAAGTAGGCCGCGAGTTAGAAGTAATTAAATAA
- a CDS encoding aminoacyl-tRNA deacylase codes for MAKKQAKTNAVRLIEQKKIAYEIFEYTINDGEAVDGLTVSGKIGQPVEHVYKTLVATAGKGNYFVFVIPVDAELNLKAAAKVVGQKKIEMLPVKELLGLTGYIRGGCSPIGMKKLFPTIIEEAATALDYIIVSAGKIGMQIKLAPEDLQQATNGQFASIVS; via the coding sequence TTGGCGAAGAAGCAGGCAAAGACGAATGCAGTTCGTTTAATTGAGCAAAAAAAAATTGCATATGAAATTTTTGAGTATACAATCAATGACGGGGAAGCGGTGGATGGATTGACTGTTTCCGGGAAAATTGGCCAGCCTGTCGAACATGTTTATAAAACATTGGTTGCCACTGCAGGAAAGGGCAATTATTTTGTTTTCGTTATCCCGGTCGATGCGGAACTGAATTTAAAGGCTGCCGCAAAAGTGGTAGGGCAAAAGAAAATTGAGATGCTGCCCGTAAAAGAGCTGCTCGGTTTGACCGGTTATATTCGGGGAGGCTGCTCGCCGATCGGGATGAAAAAGCTGTTTCCAACAATTATTGAGGAAGCGGCGACTGCACTTGACTATATAATTGTCAGTGCCGGAAAAATCGGGATGCAGATTAAGCTTGCACCGGAAGATTTACAACAGGCAACAAACGGGCAATTTGCATCGATTGTTTCTTGA
- a CDS encoding LL-diaminopimelate aminotransferase (produces methionine from 2-keto-4-methylthiobutyrate and glutamine in vitro; mutations do not affect methionine salvage in vivo however) codes for MIEFSKKLQQLPQQFFAALVNKVNEALAEGRDVINLGQGNPDQPTPAHIVEALQIAANDPQTHKYSPFRGIAELKQAAADFYKREYNVDIDPATEVAVLGGTKIGLVELPLGLLNPGDYMLLPDPGYPDYLSGVALADVKFDTMPLQEENHFLPDYEALSADIKQRAKLIYLNYPNNPTGGVATHEFFEQTVQFAKENNIAVAHDFAYGAIGFDGERPPSFLQAPGAKEVGIELYTLSKSYNMAGWRIGFAVGNAKMIEAINIIQDHLFCSQFPAIQHAAAVALNEEQFCVDELRVLYERRRNVLVEEAHKIGWEITAPKGSFFAWLPVPAPYTSELFADYLLERADIAVAAGNGFGEYGEGYIRVGLLVDEERLREAMQRVAKLGLFEETVLK; via the coding sequence TTTTTCGCAGCACTTGTAAACAAAGTAAATGAAGCGCTTGCTGAAGGGCGCGATGTCATTAATTTAGGTCAGGGAAATCCGGACCAGCCGACACCGGCACATATTGTTGAAGCACTACAAATTGCGGCAAACGACCCGCAAACACATAAATATTCCCCATTCCGCGGTATTGCAGAGCTCAAGCAAGCGGCTGCAGATTTTTACAAACGTGAATATAATGTCGATATTGATCCTGCTACAGAAGTGGCTGTCCTTGGCGGAACAAAAATCGGTTTAGTCGAACTTCCGCTTGGGCTCCTGAATCCGGGTGACTATATGCTCCTTCCAGATCCGGGTTATCCCGATTACTTATCCGGTGTCGCACTCGCAGATGTAAAATTTGATACGATGCCGCTTCAAGAGGAAAATCACTTTTTGCCAGATTACGAAGCATTGTCCGCAGACATTAAACAACGGGCAAAATTGATATATTTAAACTATCCAAACAATCCGACTGGCGGTGTCGCAACACATGAATTTTTTGAACAGACCGTACAGTTCGCTAAAGAAAATAACATTGCGGTTGCCCATGACTTTGCTTACGGGGCAATAGGTTTTGATGGGGAGCGTCCGCCAAGCTTCCTGCAAGCACCAGGCGCAAAGGAAGTCGGTATTGAGCTTTATACATTGTCAAAATCGTACAATATGGCAGGCTGGCGCATCGGCTTTGCTGTTGGCAATGCAAAAATGATTGAAGCGATCAATATTATTCAGGACCATCTGTTTTGCAGCCAATTCCCTGCAATTCAGCATGCAGCGGCCGTTGCACTGAACGAAGAGCAATTTTGCGTAGATGAATTGCGTGTATTGTATGAGCGTCGCCGCAATGTACTCGTTGAAGAGGCTCATAAAATCGGCTGGGAAATTACAGCTCCGAAAGGCTCGTTTTTCGCATGGCTCCCTGTACCTGCACCATATACAAGCGAGCTATTTGCCGACTATTTGCTGGAAAGAGCGGATATTGCCGTTGCAGCTGGTAATGGTTTTGGTGAATACGGCGAAGGCTATATTCGTGTCGGACTGCTCGTCGATGAAGAACGTTTGCGCGAAGCAATGCAGCGTGTCGCGAAGCTTGGTCTGTTTGAGGAGACGGTTTTGAAATAA
- a CDS encoding multidrug DMT transporter permease, with translation MKINKGVFFVLLGAGCFGFTPVFAKLGFGHGYSLGQINLVQMVISFLLLWSIAFLKGDGTKGLTKKNIIPIMITGCFIGLTSIFYYGAMQYLPASLAIILMFQFVWIGILFEWVFNKIKPAPITIFSIVLILVGVFFASNILNGDMHGLPIKGFVMGILSAFTYAAFIFFSGKVAVDVNPLTRTSLMVTGSTILVFILFMKDIPPVFPLEGSLVTSAAGVSLFGAVLPPLFYAVGAPLISGGLANILTSVELPVAILSASIILAETVKAVQWLGIVLILVAIVLNEIGPNIIRMKKRSKRTILHQHNKN, from the coding sequence ATGAAGATAAATAAAGGAGTATTCTTTGTACTGCTAGGTGCAGGATGCTTTGGTTTTACACCTGTGTTCGCTAAGTTAGGGTTTGGGCACGGTTACTCACTTGGACAAATTAATCTTGTCCAAATGGTCATCTCCTTTTTGCTTTTGTGGTCAATCGCTTTCTTAAAAGGCGACGGGACTAAAGGACTGACTAAAAAGAATATCATTCCAATTATGATTACCGGATGTTTTATCGGTTTAACAAGTATTTTTTATTATGGTGCGATGCAGTATTTACCTGCTTCACTGGCCATCATTTTAATGTTCCAGTTCGTTTGGATCGGCATTCTGTTCGAATGGGTCTTCAATAAAATTAAGCCCGCCCCGATTACTATTTTTTCGATTGTGCTCATTCTTGTCGGTGTATTTTTCGCATCGAATATTTTAAACGGTGATATGCATGGCCTTCCGATTAAAGGTTTTGTTATGGGCATATTATCTGCTTTTACTTATGCTGCTTTTATCTTTTTCAGCGGAAAAGTCGCCGTTGATGTCAATCCATTAACCCGTACTTCTTTAATGGTGACAGGTTCAACGATTTTAGTATTTATCCTATTTATGAAGGACATCCCTCCTGTATTTCCCCTTGAAGGAAGCTTGGTGACAAGCGCTGCAGGGGTTTCATTATTTGGAGCTGTATTGCCGCCACTGTTTTACGCGGTCGGTGCACCGTTGATTTCAGGAGGTTTGGCGAATATATTAACTTCTGTTGAACTGCCTGTCGCAATTTTATCAGCGAGCATCATTTTGGCTGAAACGGTTAAAGCTGTGCAATGGCTCGGTATTGTGCTAATCCTCGTAGCGATTGTATTAAATGAAATCGGTCCAAACATCATTCGCATGAAAAAACGATCAAAAAGAACAATTCTTCATCAGCATAATAAAAATTAA